DNA from Gemmatimonas sp.:
GCGCGGGCCTTCGATGTACTTCTCGATGTACACGGCATCGTCACCGAACGCGTTCTGCGCTTCGCGCTTGGCTGACGCGAGCGCGTCGGCCAGTTCGGAAGCCGCGCGTACAATGCGCATGCCTTTGCCACCGCCACCAGCGGCGGCCTTGAGCAGTACCGGGAATCCGAACGTTTCGGCAATGGCGATGGCTTCGTCGGCGTCGCGCACGCTTTCCGTCGTGCCCGGCACGACCGGCACGCCGGCCGAGATCACCAGCTGACGCGCCGCGGTCTTCGATCCCATCGCGTCAATCGCTTCGGCCGGTGGTCCGATGAATACGAGGCCGGCGTCGCGCACCGCCCGCGCGAACCACGCCCGTTCGGAGAGGAAGCCGTACCCAGGATGAATCGCCTGCGCGCCGCTGCGAAGCGCAACCTCGATAAGTCGCTCGCCGACCAGATAGCTCTGACTCGACGGCGGCGGACCAACGAGCACGGCCTCATCGGCCTCGCGCACGTGCGGCGCGCGGGCATCGGCTTCGGAATACACCGCGACCGTCTGCACGCCGAGTTCCTGACAGGCGCGGATCACGCGCAGCGCAATCTCTCCGCGATTGGCCACCAGCACTTTGCTGAACATCGGCGGCCTCACAGGGGGAGGTTTCCGTGCTTCTTCGGCGGATTGCGATCGCGCTTGCCGCGCAGCGCATCAAGCGCGTCGATCAGCCGTGGACGCGTGTCGCGCGGATCGATGACATCGTCCACATAGCCGCGTGCCGCCGCGTTGTACGGGTTCGCGAACTTCTCCGTGTACTCGGCCACGCGCGCGTCCATCGCCGCCTGCGGATCACTCGCCTCGGCAATCTCCTTCTTGTAGAGAATTTCCACGGCGCCCTTGGGGCCCATCACGGCAATTTCCGCCGTGGGCCAGGCCACGTTGTAATCGCCGCGAATGTGCTTTGAACTCATGACGTCGTAGGCGCCACCATATGCCTTGCGCGTGATCACCGTGAGCTTGGGCACGGTCGCTTCGCAGTAGGCGTACAGCAACTTCGCGCCGTGCTTGATGATGCCACCGTGCTCCTGCGTTACACCAGGCAGGAACCCGGGAACGTCTTCGAACGTCACGAGCGGGATATTGAAACAGTCGCAGAAGCGGACGAAACGCGCCGCCTTCAGCGACGCGTTGATGTCGAGCACACCGGCCAGCACGGCCGGCTGGTTCGCCACGATCCCGACGCTGTAGCCGCCCAGATGCGCGAAGCCGATGAGGATGTTACCCGCGTAGTCCGGCTGCACTTCATAGAACTCGCCGTCGTCCACGATGCGCCCAATGACTTCGTGCATGTCGTACGGTTTGTTCGGATTGTCCGGGATCACGTCGAGCAGCGACTCTTCGCGTCGATCGCGAGGATCGCGTCCGGATCCACGTGGCGGATCGTCCACGTTATTCGACGGCACGAAGCGGAACAGCTCCCGAATCTGCTGCAGGCAAGCCAACTCCGAATCGCAGGCGAAATGCGCAACCCCGCTCGTCCCCGCGTGCGTGTCGGCGCCACCGAGTTGCTCCATCGTGACGTCTTCGTGCGTCACCGTCTTCACGACATTTGGTCCGGTCACGAACATGTAGCTCGTGCCGCGCACCATGTAGATGAAGTCGGTGATTGCCGGTGAATACACGGCACCGCCCGCACACGGTCCGAGGATGGCCGAGATCTGCGGCACCACGCCCGACGCCATGGTGTTGCGCAAGAAGATGTCGGCGTATCCGCCGAGCGACACGACACCCTCCTGAATGCGTGCGCCGCCCGAGTCGTTCAGACCGATGACCGGGGCGCCGTTTCGCACTGCGAGATCCATGATCTTGCAGATCTTCGCGGCGTGTGCTTCAGACAGCGAGCCGCCGAAGACCGTGAAATCCTGCGAAAAGACGTAGACGATCCGGCCTTCGATCCGCCCGTGACCGGCCACGACGCCGTCACCGTAAATCGGTGCCTCGCCGTCGGCGAGCGAACGGGACGTAACGAACCGGTCGATCTCGACGAAGGTTCCCTCGTCGAGCAGGACATCGAGACGCTCGCGGGCGGAGAGCTTACCCTTGGCGTGTTGAGCGGCGAGGCGAACGGCGCCGCCTCCCTGTTCGGAGGCATCGCGGGCGATGGCCAACCGCTCGAGCTTCTGGCGCATGGTCGAAGACTGTGACATGGCGCGGGAAGCTAGCGCGTAATCACAGAAAAACGAGGAGCCGATCCCCGATAGGGGACCGGCTCCTCGACCTTCCAGGGATGGACCGTTACGGCTTGTAGATGATCGGGAGCACAACCTTGGTCTTCACGGCTGCGCCATTCAATTTGCCAGGCTGAAAGTCGAGCCTGGCGACAACCTTCTTCGCGGCTTCACCCAGCGCGGTCTGCGTCGCGTCGACCACTTCGACGCTACCCGCTTCAACCTTGCCCTTGCTGTCAACGACGAACTGCAGTTCGACCATGCCGCCCACACCACGGCTCTTGAGATCGGCCGGATAGGACTCGGAGATCAAACGGGCCGCCTGCACCGCCGACGAGAGTTTCGGCGGATTGGTCAGCTCGGAGATGGGATACACCTTGTCGTCCTGGGCCGCGGCGGTACGAGCGAACGGACCGGCGAACAGGAGCGTCGCAATAGCAGGGATCAGGGAGCGGCGAAGGGTCAGCGACATGGAAGCGATTCTCGGGTGCGAGATGATGGGCATTCGTTATGCTATCGGCCCCGTCATCGGGGCGATGAGCCATTGCCTCGTCGCCACGCGTGGCGCGCGGCTCGAATCGGCACCCCCTTTCTATCGGTCCATGGTCCCGGACTCTGAAGCGTTCCTCACAAATTCTGCTAGTTCCGTCACACCCCCGGCCCTCGCGGCTCGGGCAGCCCATAGGCTAAGCTTTCGCATGCTGTTTCGTGACGCGGCGTGTGTGACGGGCTTCACCTTGCTGCCGTCCTTGAACACTATTCGTATTACGTGACGCACCGAGTCATCCAGTCGAGTTTGCTGGAACGCGGTTTGCACTGATGCGGTGCCATTGAAGCCTTCCCTTGCCGACGCTCCCACACCCGCCATGGCCGAATTCCTCGATCTTCACGACGATCCCTCTGTCCGCCGCGTGCTGTATCTCGGCGCCATCCTTCTGGTCGCCGTTCCGTTTCTCCAGGCGGGGTCGCAGCTGTGGCCGCTGCAGCTGAGTAACATTCAGTGGCGCTTCGGCGCAGCGAACGCCCTTTCGAGTGTGCTCCTGCTTCCTTATTTGGGCATGACGCTGCTGGTCCTCATGTCGCGTGCGCTCGACAGTCGGGCGTTGGCCCGCACGGTTGGCGTGACCGCGGCCGTGTTCACGCTCGGCCTGCTGGGCTCACTGGCGCTCTTCGCCCTTGACGCCCTGCAGCTCAAGAAGATCGTGAACTCGGCGATGATGAACACCTTCAATACGACCTCGGTGCGAGTGGGTCTGGTGACTACGCTGTTTCTGATCGCGTTTTCGCTGATGGCGCTTGCGTGCTTCAAGACGCCGCGGACCAGCAAGGCGGCACCCGCGAGAAAGGGCGAAAAGCAGGCGGAAGAAGGCGTCGGCTTGATCGTAGGCCGGTAACGACCGCGCGGGGGCTACCCGCCCCTGCTGCCCGGCAGATCGAATGAGAAGCCTCGGGTGCTCTGCACTCGGGGGCTTCATCGTTTTGCGGCTGTGACGGGCTGTGCGCGGCTTCAGCGGTCGATTTGAGCCGAGGCGTGCGTTGGACCTGTCACAACCTCGGCAATCGGCGAGCGATCACCCGATCCTCGACCGCGCGGATTTAGTCGTGGCGGGACTCGTGCGAGGCGCCTGAATCACAACTGCGACGTGGCTGGACCAATTATGAAGTGTTGTTCACCTGCCACACTCGCCCGCGACAAGTCTGGCGAGCTGATCTTCAAGATGGGGATGAATCGCGACTTCTCTCGAGAAAAGGCGGGATTCAAGCGGGTGGCGTGCTCTTCATCACTGGCATGAAGACTGCCTCATGTGAGGGGAGACGGAAATCCTCCCCTCACTCCCCGGCGCGCAGCGCAAGGTGACTATGAAAAAGATTTCGATGGCAGTCGGCGCAGCGATCGCGCTGGCGGGTGTTACGGCTCCGGCACAGGCGCAAATCACCGCGGTGAACGGCATCAACGCCTGTTTCTCCGGACAGACGGCCGGCAGCGTGGCCGGGTGTAATTCCAACTCGACGTCATGGACCATTCCCAACGACAAGTTCATGTTTGATCGCGCGCCCGACATTCAAGGACAGGGCACTTCAAGCCAAAAGGGAATCTCCTTTTCCGGAAACACGTCCAACGTGTTCAACCTCGGCTGGTTCCGCCTCGACAATGGATCGGACTGGACGACGACGGCAAATCAGACCGCGAAGCTTACCTTCGACCTTTACTTGAACAACAGCGCCAGTGTCGGCGTCTCGTACAACGCATTGACCGTGAATTGGCTGTATCAAGGGAATCAAGACGAGCGGTACAAGTTCACCGGAGCAGGTTGGTCAAGCGCCTTCACTGTCGGTGCTGAACAGTTCGAGTTCGCCGTCGTGGGTTACGATTGGCCGCACCCGGGTAGTTCGTCAGAGTATTGCTCGAGCTATGACGCGGTTCCGACTGCAGCGAGTGCAAACAGCAACTCCGGTTCCTACAAAGATGCGACCAGCGGTGCCATCGGCGGTAAGCTCTGTGGCCAGTTCCGTAGGGTCTCGTCCCCCAACATCCAGACCGTTCCCGAGCCGTCGACCTACGCCCTCATGGGCGCTGGCCTTCTCGGCATTTTCGGATTCGCACGTCGCCGCAACCGTAACGCGTAACACTACGAGCTGAGCGAAGTCGTGCACAGAAGCCCCGTCGCAAGGCGGGGCTTTCTGCATCCCGCCGCGTGGCAACGCCCGAATACACGAAGGCCCCGGCATCGCTGCCGGGGCCTTCGTCCTTCTGCTCACCGCGTGCGGTTTACAGTCCGATCTCGTCTTCGGAGCTATGCACCTTGCTCGGCTCGGCCGGCTTGGGCGGCTGCTCTTCCGGGACCGACGTCACTGCCAGCACGATACGGCGGTGGATGGGATCCACCTCCAACACGCGCATCACCAGGTTCATCGTTTCCCACGCGAAGTCGGCCGGGTTCGTGACCGTGCCTTCGGGGTTGAGCTGGCTCACCGGAACGAAGCCTTCGATGTCGTTGCCGAGATCGACGACTACGCCCTTGTCCATCAGGCGGACAACCTTGCCCGGAAGCTCGGTGCCGACCGGATACGTCTCACCGATGCGAAGCCACGGATCTTCCTCGGCCTGCTTGAGGCCGAGCGAGATGCGCTTGTTTTCGCTGTCGATGTTGAGGATCACCACGTCCACCGCGTCGCCCTTCTTCACGACTTCCGACGGATGCTGGACGCGCTTGGTCCAGGACATATCGGAGATGTGAATGAGGCCGTCGATGCCCGGCTCGATTTCGACGAACGCGCCGAACGAGGTCAGGTTGCGGACCTTGCCGTTGATACGCGTGCCGACCGGGTACTTGAGCGGCAGGATAACCCACGGATCCTGCTCGGTCTGCTTCATACCCAGCGAAATCTTCTCTTCGGTCTCGTCGACCTTGAGCACCACCGCCTCGATCGCTTCGCCGATCGACACGATCTTCGACGGGTGGCGAACGTTGCGCGTCCAGCTCATTTCAGAGATATGGACGAGGCCTTCAATGCCCGGCTCGAGCTCGATGAACGCGCCGTAGTTCGTGATCGACACGACCTTGCCGTTCACGCGCGTGCCGACCGGGTACTTGGCCGCCACGTCCTTCCACGGGTAACTCTGGAGCTGCTTGAGGCCGAGCGAGATGCGCTCGCGCTCCCAATCGATATCCAGGACCTTGATCTCGAGCTCCATGCCGATCTGGACCATCTCGCTCGGATGCGAGATACGGCCCCACGACATGTCCGTGATGTGCAACAGGCCGTCCACGCCACCGAGATCGATGAATGCACCGAAGTCCGTGATGTTCTTGACGACGCCCTTCCGCACCTGATCCTTCGAGAGCTCCTTCATGAGCTTCTCGCGCTTGCCGGCGCGTTCCTGCTCGAGGATCACACGACGCGACACCACGATGTTGCGGCGACGCTTGTTGAGCTTGATGATCTTGAACTCGTACTTGTGCCCGAGCAGCTCGTCGATGTTCGGCACGCGACGGAGCGCGATCTGCGAACCCGGAAGGAATGCATCGACGCCCATGAGGTCGACGACCACGCCACCCTTGATCTTCTTGACGAGCGTGCCTTCGACCGGCATGTCGCTCTCGTAGGCCACGCGGATGCGCTCCCACACGCGCATGAAGTCGGCCTTCTTCTTGGACAGGACGACAGATCCTTCCTGGTCCTCGAGGTGCTCGAGGAGCACTTCGACTTCGTCGCCGACCTTGAGGTCGGGCATGTCCTTGAACTCTTCGAGCGGGATCGTCCCTTCGGACTTGAAGCCGATATCCAGGACGACCAGGTTCTCGCGAATCTCAAGAACGTGCGCCTTGACGATCTCACCTTCTTCGATCGACGCCAGCGTGCCGTTGTACAGCTCCAACATCCGCTCGTATTCGTCGGACGTGAACTCGTCTTCTTCGTAGAGTTCCGGGCGACGGTTCGCGAGGGGGCGGAGCTGGCTCTTCTGCAAGTCGCGCTTTTCGCGCGGCGTGAGCTTATTGTGCGCCGGCTCCGCGTCGAGTTCGTCCATGTCCGCGTTGAGGGCGGCGTTCAGCTCGGCGGCGAGCTCAGGGCTCAGTTCAGTGCTCATACTTGTGGGTATCTCCGAATCGCGGAACTGCACTCGCCGCGCCGAGATGAGGGTGGAACGGATTAACAGCGGGAACCCAGAAACGTAGAGGGATCAAGCCCCGGCGGCAATGGGGTCCCCGTTCCGTCTCACGGCGACCGCGCGCTCAGTGCCCGCGCAGCCGGTCCCGGGTGGCCTTGGCGAGCGCCACAATTCGCTCTACCTGCTCTTCCTGCGTCACGGTCGTGGTGTCGATCGTGATGGCATCCCGCGCCGGGGCGCTCTGAGCCGCGTCGAGGGCGTCCCGGGCCACGAGCGCCTCGGTCTCCTCAGCGATCTCGGCGTCATTCGGTCGGCGGCCGAGCCGCTGAATGAGCCGGCGTCGCGCGCGCTCCCAAGGATCGGCGACCAGAAACACCTTGAGCGCCGCCGTCGGAAACACCGCCGTGCCGATATCCCGACCATCGACCACGACATCGGTGGCCGCGCCAGCCGCCCGAACCTGATCGTTGACCCAGTGTCGAACCGCCGCCATCTGCGCCACGCGTGACACCTGCCGGGTGACCGGCGCGTCACGCATGGCCTCGTCCTGCACGGTGCCGTCGACCACCGGCAGCACCGACCGTTCCGTCAGGCGCCAGGTAATCCGGTATGCCTGCGCCAGTACGGCCTCCGGCGTCCACTGGTCCGGGGCCACGCCGGTGCCGAGCGCCAAGAGCGTGACCGCACGGTAGAACGCCCCGGAATCGACGTGATGCACGTTCAGGAGCTGCGCGACCCACTGTGCCGTGGAGCTCTTGCCGCTGGCCGCCGGCCCGTCGATGGCGATGACCAACGGCCTCGGGCCGCCGGGGGGCGATGGCGCTTGGTCGGCGTTCGCGGTGGCCGGGCCAATCGCCTGCGCAAGATCACGCCAGAACGTCGGATACGATACCGACACACAACCGGGATCATCGATGGTGATGCGATTTCCTGGGATCGCGCCCAGAATTCCGAAGGCCATGGCCAGTCGGTGATCGCCATGCGTGACCACATGTCCGGACAATGACGCCTGCGACCCGACGATGCGCATGCCGTCGGGGAGCTCCTCGGCGTCCACGCCAAGTCGGCGCAAGTTCTCGACCACGGCGCGAATCCGATCACTTTCCTTCACGCGCAGTTCGCCGGCATCGGTGATGCGCGTTTCGCCCACGGCCCGCGCCGCGACACAGGCCAGCATCGGCAACTCGTCGATACACCGCGGAATTTCCGCACCGCCGATCGACGTCGCCCGCAGCAACGCCGGAAACACCACGAGCGTACCGATCGACTCGCCGCCGATCGTCCGCGCCTCCTCGGTGTCGATCCGCACGCCCATGCGCCGCAGCACGTCGAAGGCACCGGTGCGCGTCGGATTGAGGCACACATTCTCGAGGCGCAGCTCCCCTTCGTCGGCGAGTGCGGCCAGTGCGGCGAAAAACGTCGCCGACGACGGATCGGAGGGAACCACGACATCGACCGCCGTGAGTGTCTGCCCCGGTGGGAGCATTACACCGTCGTCGGAGACGGCCAGCTGCACACCACGTGCGATCAGCATGCGTTCCGAGTGATCACGCGAGCGCTGCGGCTCCTGCACCGTAACGCCCGACCCAGAGGCGAGTCCGGCGAGCATCAGCGCCCCCTTCACCTGCGCACTGGCGTGCGTATTCACAAAGGTGATCGCCGAGAGCGGCATGCCATGCACGCGCATCGGCAACCCATCATGTCCACTCGCGCCTTCAAAGTCGACTCGCGCGCCCATCTGCGTGAGCGGCGCGGCGATACGGCGCATGGGGCGACGACTCAGGCTCGCGTCGCCCTCGAAGCGCGCGACACGACCGGCGAGTCCGGCTACGAGTCCGGCGATCAACCGGGTCGTGGTACCGCTGTTGCCGCAGTCGAGTGCGGACTCGGGCGAATGCAACGCCTCGACACCACGTCCCTGCACCACAAAGTCGTCGCTGAGTGCCGGAATGTCTGCGCCCATGGCGCGCAAGGCGCCGGCCGTAGCGTGCACGTCGGCCGACGCGAGGATGTCGCGAATACGGGTGGGACCGCTCGCCATGGCGGCGAAGATCAGCGACCGATGGCTGATCGACTTGTCACCCGGAGCGCGGATGATACCGCGTACCGCCAATGGCGAGCGGGACGTGCTCACCGCAACCACGCCTCGAGCGCGGTCGCGGCGTCGGTCTTGTCGTCGCGGTACTTCACGATCACGGGCGTCTGCAGCGACAGCCCCTGCGCCTCGCCGAACGCCGAGCTGACGCGACGCGCACCGGGCACGACCACCGCGCCTTCGGGAATGATCAACGGCTGGTCGGCGGTGGCGCGGTGCACTGTTTCTTTCACGAGGTCGTACACCGGCGTGCCGCGCGTGAGAATCACGCCGGCGCCCAGCACAGCTTTCGCCCGCACCACGGTGCCTTCGTACACCCCGCAGTTTCCGCCGACGATCACATCGTCCTCGATGACGACGGGGGACGCGTTGATCGGCTCCAGCACGCCGCCGATCTGCGCCGCCGCACTCAGGTGCACCCGCTCGCCGATCTGCGCGCATGATCCAACCAGGGCGTGCGAATCGACCATCGTGCCGCGACCGACATATGCACCGACGTTGATGTACATCGGCGGCATGCAGACGACGTTCGGCGCGAGGTACGCACCACGCCGCACCGTGGAACCACCGGGCACGATGCGCACCTGATTCTCGACGCGGAACTCACGCGTGGGATACGTGTGCTTGTCGAGGAAGTGGAACGGCGCCTGCCCTGGCATCTCGATCACACGACCGATGCGGAAGCCGAGGAGGATGGCGCGCTTCACCCACGGCACCGCGTGCCATGTCCCGTCTGCGTCGCGCCGCGCCGCTCGAATCTCACCGCGCTCCATCAGCGCCAATGCGTGATCGAACAGCGTCTGCGCGTCGGACGGTAGTGCCGCGCCGCCATCGAGCAGGTGCGGATCGTTGAAGCGCGATTCGAGATCGGTCAGCGAGAAGGCCATGAGAACAGAATCGGGTAGAAGTGAAGATCGACGGGTGCGACGTTACGCCGCGAGGGCGCCGGCCTGCACGAGCGCCGCGCGAAGCAGTGGGTGGTGTGTCGCGAGCAGCGGAACCAGCGGCAGGCGCAGCTGGTTCCGCATACGTCCCATCATCGCGAGCATCGCCTTTGCCGGAATGGGATTCGACTCGATAAAGGCGGCATGCGTGACCGGCGCCAGCACGGCATCGAGACGCCGAGCGTCCGCCAGATCGCCACGCGCCATTGCCTCGCAGAGAGCCGACATCACGGCCGGAACAACATTGGAAATCACCGAGATGACGCCGTCGCCTCCATGCGCCATGACACTGAGCGTGAGCCCGTCGTCGCCGGACAGCACGGCGAAATGCTCGGGTCGTTCACGAAGGATCTGCGTGATCTGCGCAAGGTTGCCCGATGCTTCCTTCACGGCGACGAAGCGCGGATCTGCCGCGAGTTCCAGACAGCTGCTGGCCTCGAGATTGATCGCCGTGCGACCGGGCACGTTGTAGATCACGATCGGCAGGTCGCACGCGTCGGCGATGGCGCGGAAGTGCGCGAGCATCGCACGCTGCGGCGGCCTGTTGTACATCGGCGTGACATGCAACAGGTGCGTGGCACCGATCGATTTCATCTCGAGCGACGTCGCGATCGCGCGCTGCGTATCGTTCGAGCCGGCGCCGGCAATCACCGGCACGCGCCCGTTCACTTGCTCCACGGTGATCTCGACCACGCGACGATGCTCCGCCGGCGCGAGCGTGACCGCCTCCCCCGTCGAGCCGCACGGTATCACCATGTGCACCCCTTCCGTGACCTGCCACTCGACAAATGCCCGGAGGGACACTTCGTCGATGGAACCATCCGCCAGGAATGGCGTGACGAGTGCGGTACCGCACCCGAAGAGCCGCTGCGCCATCGTCGTTCCGCGCTGAGAGGTCAGGACATCGCCTGGCTCGATGCCAGGACGTCACGCATCGTGTACACCCCGGGCGCGCGCGCGCCCGCGAGCCACCGGGCTGCCGTAAGCGCGCCGTCGGCGAACACGCGCCTATCGCGCGCCTCATGCACGAGACGAATCTGCTCGAAGGGAGCATCGAAGATGATCTCGTGCGTGCCCGGCACCGAGCCGGTGCGGACGCTGGTGATCGGCACCTCACGCCCGAGCCCCTCGCGCAAACGGTCGGCGATGGCGATGCCGGTTCCCGAGGGCGCATCGAGCTTCGCCATGTGGTGCGTCTCGATCACGTGCGCGTCGAACCCAGACACCTGTCGCGCGCGTTGGGCCGCGTCTTCCGCCATCGCGAGAAACAGCTGCACGCCGATGCTGAAGTTTGGCGACCACAGGGCGGCACACTGTGCCTCACGCGCCGCGGCCTCGACCGCCGGCAATTGCGCCGACCATCCGGTGGTGCCGATGACCACAGGGCACCGCACACCAAGCAGCACGATGGCGTTGGCTACCGACGACTCCGGCGTCGTAAACTCGATGGCGACCTGCGCGCCGTGCAGATCGGCGGCCGTGATCCCGTTCGACATCTCAGCCGCATCAAGGCGAGCCACGACCGTGCAGCCCCGCTCGGGAGCCAGCGCGTCAAGCGCGTGCCCCATGCGTCCCATGCCGATCAGCGCCACGCGCACCGGCAGACCGACGGTCGGTGCGCCGACTGTGGATGGGATGCTCATGACGACCGCTCGAAGAATGCGGCGTGCAGTCGCTGCATGGCCGGCACTACCTGCTCGTCGTCGATCACCAGTGTGAAGTTGATACCGGTGGCACTGAGCGACGCCATGTACACCGGAATCGGTCCGAGGGCGATCAGCGCGTCGGCGATCGCCCGGCTGCCGTCGGCAATCCCGGCGCCGACAATGGCCACGATGCCGCTACGACGTTCCACCGCCACGTCGCCGAACGCCGCGAGATCCTGCAGAATGGCGCCAAGATTCGTGGCATCGTCGAGCGTCACCGACACCGACACTTCTGAGGTCGTCACCACGTCAACGGAGGTGCGATGCGTTTCGAACACCTCGAACACACGACGCAGGAAGCCCGGTGCCAGCAGCATGCGCGAGGAGCGAAGCTTCACGAGCGTCGTGCTGCGCTTGCCCGCGATCGCACGCACAGGAAGTCGGGGGGCGTCGAATGCGATCATGGTACCCTTCCCTTCCGGCTTGCGCGAATTGAACACGAACACCGGGATACCACGCTGCACCGCCGGCGCAATCGTGGCGGGATGCAGCACTTTCGCGCCGAACGCGGCAAGTTCCGCCGCCTCGTCGAAGCTGATCCGCTCGATCAGCTGCGCACCGGGAATGACACGCGGATCGGCCGTCAACATGCCGTCCACGTCCGTCCAGATCTCGATCGCCGTCGCGTCGATGGCCGCCCCGATCAGCGACGCCGTATAGTCCGACCCACCGCGGCCCAGCGTCGTGGTCACGCGCCCGGGTGCCGACCCGACAAAGCCGCCCATCACAGGAATCTTTCCCTGCTGCAGGAGCGGGAGGAGATGTTCCTGCGTCGCGAGCGCGATGGCCTCGACATCGGGCTCGGCGCGCGTGAAAAAATCGTTTGTCTTCATCACATCGCGCGCATCGATCCAGACGGACGGATACCCACGCTGTCGGAATGCCGCGGCGACGATCTGCGACGAGAGCAGCTCGCCGATCGCCGCCACCGTATCGAGTGAGCGCGGCGTGAGATAACCCAGCGTCCGGAAGGCTTCCGCCAGATGCGCCAGCTCATCGAAGCTGGCGCTGATCTCGAGGGCCAACTCGACGGCTTCCGGCGCACCGCCCAGCAGCGCCTGTACCTCGCGCAAATGGCGATCGCGTAGCTGTTCGACCAGCTGCAGCGCGCCGAGCAACTCACCACCCGCCGCCTTGTGCGCGACATCGAGCAGGACGTTGGTGGCGCCACCCAGCGCCGAGACCACCACCACTGGACCGCTGGACTGCTTGCTGACGATGACGTCGACCACGCGGTTGATCGCGGCGGCATCGGCCACCGAGGTGCCGCCGAACTTGGCGACGATCACGACGCGACCAGCCCGTCGAGCTGACCGGTGGTCACCAATAGTTCGGCGTTGAGTATCGA
Protein-coding regions in this window:
- the lysC gene encoding lysine-sensitive aspartokinase 3, with product MIVAKFGGTSVADAAAINRVVDVIVSKQSSGPVVVVSALGGATNVLLDVAHKAAGGELLGALQLVEQLRDRHLREVQALLGGAPEAVELALEISASFDELAHLAEAFRTLGYLTPRSLDTVAAIGELLSSQIVAAAFRQRGYPSVWIDARDVMKTNDFFTRAEPDVEAIALATQEHLLPLLQQGKIPVMGGFVGSAPGRVTTTLGRGGSDYTASLIGAAIDATAIEIWTDVDGMLTADPRVIPGAQLIERISFDEAAELAAFGAKVLHPATIAPAVQRGIPVFVFNSRKPEGKGTMIAFDAPRLPVRAIAGKRSTTLVKLRSSRMLLAPGFLRRVFEVFETHRTSVDVVTTSEVSVSVTLDDATNLGAILQDLAAFGDVAVERRSGIVAIVGAGIADGSRAIADALIALGPIPVYMASLSATGINFTLVIDDEQVVPAMQRLHAAFFERSS
- a CDS encoding dihydrodipicolinate reductase C-terminal domain-containing protein, whose product is MSIPSTVGAPTVGLPVRVALIGMGRMGHALDALAPERGCTVVARLDAAEMSNGITAADLHGAQVAIEFTTPESSVANAIVLLGVRCPVVIGTTGWSAQLPAVEAAAREAQCAALWSPNFSIGVQLFLAMAEDAAQRARQVSGFDAHVIETHHMAKLDAPSGTGIAIADRLREGLGREVPITSVRTGSVPGTHEIIFDAPFEQIRLVHEARDRRVFADGALTAARWLAGARAPGVYTMRDVLASSQAMS
- the dapA gene encoding 4-hydroxy-tetrahydrodipicolinate synthase codes for the protein MAQRLFGCGTALVTPFLADGSIDEVSLRAFVEWQVTEGVHMVIPCGSTGEAVTLAPAEHRRVVEITVEQVNGRVPVIAGAGSNDTQRAIATSLEMKSIGATHLLHVTPMYNRPPQRAMLAHFRAIADACDLPIVIYNVPGRTAINLEASSCLELAADPRFVAVKEASGNLAQITQILRERPEHFAVLSGDDGLTLSVMAHGGDGVISVISNVVPAVMSALCEAMARGDLADARRLDAVLAPVTHAAFIESNPIPAKAMLAMMGRMRNQLRLPLVPLLATHHPLLRAALVQAGALAA